One stretch of Acidicapsa acidisoli DNA includes these proteins:
- a CDS encoding efflux RND transporter permease subunit, translating to MDFSKFFIDRPIFAIVLSIIIFSLGLIAIPMLPSGEYPEVVPPSVVVRATYPGANPKEIAESVAEPLEEAINGVEGIMYMKSVAGSDGSLQVVVTFRPGVDPDTAAVRVQNRVSQALSRLPDEVRQYGVTTQKQSPTPLMYVSLYSPDNRYDSLYLRNYAVLHIKDELSRLPGIGDVQMIGSGDYAMRLWLDPNQLASRGLTASDVVNAVREQNVQVSAGQLGAEPSPNTTDFLISLNVRGRLRSAQEFGDIVLKDGGDGQIVHLRDVARVELGSGDYTMDMYSDSKKAEAIGIFLTPGANALGVADAVYKRLHELSADFPTGMAYKPIWDPTVFVRESIRSVEHTLVEAVVLVVLVVILFLQTWRASIIPLIAVPVSVVGTFAWLYLLSYSINTLTLFGLVLAIGIVVDDAIVVVENVERNIQDGLSPRDAAHRAMREVSGPIIAIALVLCAVFVPMAFLSGVTGQFYRQFAVTIAISTVISAVNSLTLSPALAAKLLRGHDGHKDVLARGIERTFGWLFHPFNRFFERSSETYHGTVGRTLRHRGVVFAVYAVLLAATALLFNKVPGGFIPTQDKLYLFSGAKLPEGASHARTDAVTRRMIEVAHSVDGVDMVAANSGFSALQQVNTPNLTVAYIILKPFDQRRRSAAQINAELNAKFANIKDGFTYALMPPPIQGLGNGSGYSLYLEDRAGLGYGALQNALSTFQSAVAQTPGMSYPVSSYQANIPQLEIKVDRVKAKAQGIALTDLFDTLQTYLGSVYINDFNVFGRVYRVMAQADTTYRQRVEDIGNLRVRNSRGEMVPIGSVVTVVPTYGPDPVMRYNGYPAADLIGDSDPHILSSGQVVTKLTEIADKVLPRGIVLEWTDLSYQQVTQSHAAAVVFPLSVMLAFLVLAALYESWTLPLAVILIVPVCMCAALLGVWLEGGDNNVFVQVGLVVLMGLACKNAILIVEFARELELQGKSIVEAALEACRMRLRPIVMTSIAFIGGSIPLLLGHGAGSEVRAATGITVFSGMLGVTLFGLFLTPVSYVALRTWTKKEFREEWAEGREEMEESNA from the coding sequence ATGGATTTCTCAAAATTCTTTATTGACCGTCCGATCTTCGCAATCGTCCTATCCATCATCATCTTTTCTCTCGGATTGATTGCGATTCCTATGCTTCCTTCCGGGGAATACCCCGAGGTTGTCCCTCCCAGTGTCGTCGTCCGTGCTACCTATCCGGGAGCCAATCCGAAGGAGATCGCCGAGTCGGTGGCAGAACCGCTTGAAGAGGCGATCAACGGTGTGGAAGGCATTATGTACATGAAGTCTGTCGCGGGATCCGATGGCAGCCTTCAGGTCGTGGTCACCTTTCGGCCCGGGGTCGATCCCGATACTGCAGCCGTACGCGTACAAAACAGGGTCAGCCAGGCACTCTCGCGGTTGCCCGATGAGGTGCGCCAATACGGTGTGACGACACAGAAACAATCTCCCACGCCGCTTATGTATGTGAGCCTGTATTCTCCGGACAATCGTTACGACTCACTGTACCTGCGCAACTACGCGGTTTTGCATATCAAGGACGAGCTGTCGCGCCTGCCCGGTATCGGTGATGTCCAGATGATAGGTTCAGGCGACTATGCAATGCGTCTCTGGCTCGACCCGAATCAACTCGCCTCGCGCGGCCTCACCGCCTCCGACGTTGTCAACGCTGTGCGTGAACAGAACGTGCAAGTGTCAGCAGGCCAACTCGGCGCCGAACCCTCGCCGAACACAACCGACTTTCTGATCTCACTCAACGTGCGAGGCCGCCTCCGCAGCGCGCAGGAGTTTGGGGACATCGTGCTCAAGGATGGCGGGGACGGCCAGATCGTGCATCTCCGCGATGTGGCGCGGGTGGAACTAGGCTCCGGCGACTACACCATGGATATGTATTCCGACAGCAAAAAAGCTGAGGCGATAGGGATATTCCTTACCCCCGGCGCCAATGCTTTGGGTGTTGCCGATGCGGTGTATAAGAGGTTGCACGAGTTGTCTGCGGACTTCCCTACCGGTATGGCCTACAAGCCAATCTGGGACCCAACCGTGTTTGTGCGTGAATCGATTCGCTCGGTTGAGCATACGTTAGTCGAGGCCGTAGTGCTGGTCGTGCTGGTCGTGATTCTGTTCCTGCAGACTTGGCGCGCCTCCATCATTCCGCTCATTGCGGTGCCGGTTTCTGTGGTCGGCACATTTGCGTGGCTATATCTGTTGAGCTACTCGATCAACACACTGACGCTGTTCGGCCTGGTGCTGGCGATCGGCATCGTCGTCGATGACGCCATTGTTGTAGTCGAAAATGTCGAGCGCAATATTCAGGATGGTTTGAGTCCGCGTGACGCTGCCCACAGGGCGATGAGAGAAGTATCCGGCCCCATCATTGCGATCGCGCTCGTGCTCTGCGCGGTATTCGTACCTATGGCGTTTCTCTCCGGCGTGACCGGCCAGTTTTACAGACAATTCGCGGTAACCATCGCGATCTCGACTGTGATATCTGCGGTCAATTCGTTGACATTATCGCCGGCGCTCGCAGCAAAGCTGCTCAGAGGGCACGATGGGCACAAAGATGTGCTGGCGCGTGGCATCGAGCGCACGTTCGGCTGGCTGTTTCATCCGTTTAATCGCTTCTTTGAGCGTAGTTCAGAGACCTATCACGGCACGGTGGGGCGCACACTCCGACACCGAGGAGTCGTGTTCGCCGTATATGCGGTTCTGCTGGCCGCGACCGCACTGTTGTTCAACAAAGTTCCGGGAGGATTCATTCCGACCCAGGACAAACTTTATCTTTTCTCCGGGGCCAAGCTGCCTGAAGGTGCTTCGCATGCCCGCACAGACGCGGTTACGCGCAGGATGATCGAGGTAGCGCACAGTGTGGATGGTGTCGATATGGTGGCTGCGAACTCAGGCTTTAGTGCCCTGCAGCAAGTCAATACGCCGAATCTTACAGTGGCCTATATCATCCTCAAACCGTTCGATCAGCGGCGCCGCAGCGCAGCGCAAATCAATGCAGAGCTCAACGCCAAGTTTGCGAACATAAAGGATGGCTTTACCTATGCGTTGATGCCGCCGCCCATTCAGGGTCTCGGCAACGGCTCAGGATATTCGCTTTATCTGGAGGATCGAGCTGGGCTCGGGTATGGTGCTTTGCAGAACGCGTTGAGTACCTTCCAAAGCGCTGTCGCGCAAACACCTGGGATGAGCTATCCCGTCAGCTCCTACCAGGCCAATATCCCGCAACTCGAGATCAAGGTGGATCGAGTGAAGGCCAAGGCACAGGGGATTGCGTTAACCGATCTGTTCGACACCCTGCAGACCTATCTTGGCTCGGTGTATATCAACGACTTCAATGTATTCGGGCGTGTCTACCGGGTGATGGCGCAGGCGGATACCACCTATCGCCAGCGAGTGGAGGACATCGGCAATCTGCGCGTGCGCAATTCGCGAGGCGAGATGGTTCCCATTGGTTCGGTCGTGACGGTAGTGCCGACCTATGGGCCTGATCCCGTCATGCGTTATAACGGCTACCCCGCTGCCGACCTTATCGGCGATTCCGATCCCCACATCCTCTCATCTGGACAGGTCGTTACCAAACTGACGGAGATTGCCGACAAGGTGCTGCCCCGTGGCATCGTACTCGAGTGGACAGATCTGAGCTATCAGCAGGTGACCCAGAGCCACGCGGCCGCTGTCGTATTTCCACTCTCTGTGATGCTAGCCTTCCTCGTGCTCGCCGCTCTTTATGAGAGCTGGACGCTGCCGCTTGCAGTCATTTTGATTGTGCCCGTGTGCATGTGTGCAGCACTTCTTGGCGTGTGGCTCGAAGGTGGCGACAACAATGTGTTCGTGCAAGTGGGCTTAGTTGTTTTGATGGGCCTCGCTTGTAAGAACGCAATCCTCATCGTGGAGTTCGCCCGGGAGCTGGAGCTCCAGGGCAAAAGCATCGTCGAAGCGGCACTCGAAGCCTGCCGCATGCGTCTGCGGCCCATTGTGATGACCTCGATCGCCTTTATCGGTGGTTCTATCCCATTGCTCCTGGGGCACGGAGCCGGCAGCGAAGTTCGCGCCGCGACCGGCATCACTGTCTTCTCTGGAATGCTCGGTGTGACACTGTTTGGTCTCTTTCTGACTCCAGTGTCCTATGTAGCCCTGCGTACATGGACGAAGAAAGAGTTTCGCGAAGAATGGGCAGAGGGTCGCGAGGAAATGGAGGAGAGCAATGCTTAA
- the ltrA gene encoding group II intron reverse transcriptase/maturase codes for MDLGDQADEAWLLSVQCKLYQWSRTHPEDSYRDLWNWITDLRNLRCAWRKIALNKGRRTAGVDGMTIAGIKVAMGMELFLEQLHGDLKSGRYKPSPSRRKLIPKPRQPGKFRPLGIPTVRDRVVQCAVKNILEPIFEAGFWHVSYGFRPGRGCHGALEHIRMCMRPRATAEDGRRQRTPYQWVIEGDIKGCFDNIDHHQLMKRVRARVIDGKVTRLIAKFLKAGVLADGFLLPTDKGTPQGGVISPLLANIALGIIEERYERWTHHRRKLQARRKSDSTTAALWARMTDRKAGRAVFFPIRYADDFVVLVSGTREQAEQEKADLANYLRESMKLELSIDKTRVSDLTEGFQFLSQRVRYKWHPRFGYMPRIEIPTSKRADLRYMVKQMTKGANTLWSLSELLQKLNPVLRGWGNYYRFCTGASRQFAALDFYVGDCIWRWLMKKHKKLHHKRTRLVRLPSLLRPTRKLWREGNVEQFLLSMLRVERFRRGWMRTPAYISVPGEPDA; via the coding sequence ATGGACTTGGGTGATCAGGCTGATGAGGCTTGGCTCCTCAGCGTGCAATGCAAGCTCTATCAATGGAGCAGGACACATCCTGAAGACAGCTACCGCGACTTGTGGAACTGGATTACAGACCTCCGCAATCTGCGGTGCGCCTGGCGGAAAATCGCTCTAAACAAAGGGCGTCGTACTGCCGGGGTCGACGGGATGACAATAGCGGGAATCAAAGTGGCGATGGGTATGGAGTTGTTCCTCGAACAACTCCATGGCGACCTGAAGAGTGGCCGGTACAAGCCGAGCCCCTCACGGCGGAAGCTGATCCCCAAGCCACGTCAACCGGGGAAGTTCCGACCCCTCGGGATCCCGACCGTGCGTGATCGCGTAGTTCAATGCGCGGTCAAGAATATCCTGGAGCCGATCTTCGAGGCTGGCTTCTGGCATGTGTCGTACGGGTTCAGGCCCGGCCGAGGCTGCCACGGCGCCTTGGAGCATATCCGGATGTGCATGCGACCGCGAGCGACGGCAGAGGATGGCCGGCGTCAGAGGACGCCCTACCAGTGGGTCATCGAAGGAGATATCAAGGGCTGCTTCGACAACATCGATCACCATCAGTTGATGAAGCGGGTTCGCGCTCGCGTCATCGATGGCAAGGTCACGAGGTTGATCGCAAAGTTCCTGAAGGCTGGAGTTCTAGCGGACGGCTTCCTGCTTCCGACAGACAAAGGCACTCCGCAAGGTGGTGTGATCTCACCGCTGCTTGCGAACATCGCCCTCGGCATCATCGAGGAACGATACGAGCGGTGGACGCACCATCGTCGAAAACTCCAGGCCCGCCGCAAGAGTGATTCTACGACAGCGGCGTTGTGGGCACGCATGACGGACCGTAAAGCTGGACGGGCAGTGTTCTTCCCGATTCGATATGCAGATGACTTCGTGGTTCTTGTATCTGGTACTCGCGAGCAAGCTGAGCAGGAAAAGGCAGACCTTGCGAATTACCTGCGGGAGTCGATGAAGTTGGAGCTATCCATCGATAAGACGCGGGTCTCTGATCTGACCGAGGGCTTCCAGTTCCTCAGTCAACGGGTGCGCTATAAATGGCATCCGCGATTCGGTTATATGCCGAGGATCGAGATACCGACCAGCAAACGAGCGGACCTTCGGTACATGGTGAAGCAGATGACCAAGGGCGCTAATACGCTCTGGTCGCTGTCTGAGCTTCTCCAGAAACTTAATCCTGTTCTGCGGGGATGGGGAAACTACTATCGCTTCTGCACCGGCGCAAGCCGTCAGTTCGCCGCACTCGACTTCTATGTCGGGGACTGCATCTGGCGTTGGCTGATGAAGAAGCATAAGAAGCTCCATCACAAGAGGACACGGCTAGTGCGACTGCCGAGTCTACTTCGTCCTACTCGCAAGCTATGGCGTGAAGGCAATGTCGAGCAGTTCCTTCTCTCCATGCTGCGCGTGGAACGCTTCCGCAGAGGCTGGATGCGCACTCCTGCATACATCAGTGTTCCCGGAGAGCCGGATGCATAA
- a CDS encoding SRPBCC family protein yields MSVWRVVMLFVVVTVAVTMGRAQPARSKATNEALTFNSDGALRSKDTHWPEGFHPEQADLFVHNEIVIHASCDKVFADIADAQAWPTWYPNSHNVKLLNSPDGKLHEGTQFSWDTNGHHVESRVHEFVPNSRIGWFGDAPRTNGYHTYLLSKTTDGCHVVTEEVVKGPGAVELRKKEPEAMHNAHDLWLSNLKQRSATDRSPVL; encoded by the coding sequence GTGTCAGTCTGGAGAGTTGTGATGTTGTTCGTGGTGGTAACGGTAGCCGTCACTATGGGTCGCGCTCAACCGGCACGATCGAAAGCTACGAATGAGGCTCTGACCTTCAACTCAGACGGAGCACTGCGCTCCAAGGACACACATTGGCCGGAGGGCTTTCATCCGGAGCAGGCAGACCTGTTTGTTCACAACGAAATTGTTATCCACGCATCTTGCGACAAGGTCTTCGCCGATATCGCTGATGCTCAGGCTTGGCCTACGTGGTATCCGAACTCCCACAATGTCAAGCTGCTGAACAGCCCCGATGGAAAGCTGCATGAGGGAACGCAGTTTTCGTGGGACACCAACGGTCACCACGTTGAGAGCCGCGTGCATGAGTTCGTGCCAAACAGCCGCATTGGGTGGTTTGGCGACGCTCCAAGGACGAATGGCTATCACACATACCTTCTGTCGAAAACAACCGACGGTTGCCATGTTGTGACGGAAGAAGTTGTGAAAGGGCCCGGGGCAGTCGAACTACGCAAGAAGGAACCGGAGGCGATGCATAACGCACATGATCTCTGGCTGAGCAACCTCAAGCAACGCTCTGCGACAGATCGTAGCCCGGTTTTGTAA
- a CDS encoding TetR/AcrR family transcriptional regulator: MASLLDAAGSVFGELGYHAATTNAIAAEAKVSPATLYQFFPDKEAIADALVARYAMDLAKEERAADTQKLASASLEEAIRQVTGVVIEFHRKHPAFRTLYAEAPLSKDTVEQKRLLVQTFIDIVSKVLSTRNPKLDKRDALWSAEIVLTALIGFLPALAGRKASDRSRMIDALNQMLARYLEPVLKPPIR, encoded by the coding sequence GTGGCAAGCCTGCTCGACGCCGCCGGCAGCGTTTTCGGAGAGCTTGGCTACCACGCGGCAACCACGAACGCCATTGCTGCCGAAGCGAAGGTTTCCCCGGCAACGCTGTATCAGTTCTTTCCAGACAAGGAAGCTATCGCCGATGCGCTCGTGGCCCGTTACGCAATGGATCTGGCGAAAGAGGAACGAGCTGCGGACACTCAGAAACTTGCGTCAGCGTCTTTGGAAGAGGCCATCCGGCAGGTCACCGGAGTCGTGATCGAGTTTCATCGGAAGCATCCTGCATTTCGTACTCTATACGCAGAGGCTCCTCTTTCGAAGGACACCGTCGAACAAAAACGCCTCCTCGTTCAAACCTTCATCGACATCGTCTCCAAGGTGCTAAGTACAAGAAATCCCAAACTCGATAAGCGGGACGCTCTCTGGAGTGCAGAAATTGTCCTGACCGCCTTGATAGGTTTCCTGCCGGCTCTGGCAGGTCGCAAGGCATCTGACCGGTCGCGAATGATCGACGCCTTAAATCAAATGCTGGCGCGCTACCTGGAGCCTGTGCTCAAGCCGCCTATACGTTAG
- a CDS encoding efflux RND transporter periplasmic adaptor subunit: MHFFARRIPFSHLLLVCTCAATLAIPLAGCKSAADKKPSSPAAVQVAAVMPKPIRLSDEFNGRVASINSVDVRARVTGYVDKVAYREGDSVKRGDLLFVIDPRPFRDALDSAKASLEREQAAAAFADIQEKRAQKLNASEAISQEEYQNRDSDLSQSTARVHEAESAVATAELNLSFTEVRSPIDGRTSRALLTRGNLAQADQTVLTTVVSQDPIYVYFDCDEQSYLRFQERVHRGSGVSSANPVRVALANETGFPHVGRIDFLDNELNPSTGTIRARVVLPNPDHLFAPGLYARVQLESTRTVQALMVDDKAILTDQDQKYVYVVGPGNVAERKDVATGAIADGLRVIQSGLTPGEKVIVSGLQRIYVAGTPVTPAQVTMGSVTGGSATASTQAVQK; encoded by the coding sequence ATGCATTTCTTCGCACGTCGAATTCCGTTCAGCCATCTTCTGCTTGTCTGCACCTGTGCGGCGACTCTGGCAATCCCGCTTGCAGGATGTAAGTCCGCAGCAGACAAGAAACCGTCTTCACCGGCGGCAGTACAAGTAGCTGCGGTCATGCCCAAGCCCATCCGTCTGTCTGATGAATTCAACGGCCGCGTCGCATCCATCAATTCCGTAGATGTGCGGGCCAGGGTGACAGGCTATGTCGATAAGGTCGCGTATCGGGAGGGAGACAGCGTAAAGCGCGGTGATCTGCTGTTCGTCATTGATCCGCGACCTTTCCGTGATGCTCTCGACAGTGCAAAGGCGAGCCTGGAACGAGAGCAAGCAGCGGCGGCATTCGCGGACATTCAGGAGAAAAGGGCGCAAAAGCTGAATGCTTCCGAAGCGATTTCGCAAGAGGAATATCAAAATCGTGACTCCGATCTGTCGCAGAGCACTGCTCGCGTGCATGAGGCAGAATCTGCGGTTGCAACGGCGGAACTCAATCTATCTTTTACGGAAGTCCGATCTCCTATTGATGGACGGACCAGCCGGGCGCTGCTCACGCGCGGAAATCTTGCGCAAGCCGATCAGACAGTGCTAACCACCGTTGTGTCACAAGACCCCATCTATGTGTACTTCGATTGCGATGAGCAGAGTTATTTACGTTTCCAGGAGAGAGTACATCGCGGAAGCGGAGTGAGCTCGGCGAACCCCGTGCGTGTCGCGTTGGCCAATGAGACCGGCTTTCCTCATGTCGGCAGGATCGATTTTCTCGACAACGAGCTCAATCCATCGACCGGAACCATTCGTGCCCGCGTTGTCCTTCCCAATCCCGACCATCTCTTCGCCCCAGGTCTTTATGCGCGCGTTCAGCTCGAAAGCACACGTACCGTGCAGGCACTCATGGTGGATGACAAGGCGATTCTTACGGATCAGGACCAGAAGTATGTCTACGTAGTTGGCCCCGGTAACGTGGCGGAACGCAAAGATGTCGCAACTGGAGCCATAGCAGACGGCCTGCGTGTGATTCAATCTGGCCTCACTCCAGGAGAGAAAGTGATCGTCAGCGGATTGCAAAGGATTTACGTCGCTGGTACGCCTGTCACTCCGGCACAAGTCACGATGGGGTCTGTGACTGGCGGTAGTGCGACCGCTTCCACTCAGGCAGTGCAGAAGTAA
- a CDS encoding alpha/beta hydrolase, whose amino-acid sequence MFNRFAVFATMLCAAALSSPLNLQAQQSEVKNIVLVHGAWADGSGWRGVYDNLVKRGFNVSIVQEPETSFQDDVTAVKRILALQNGPTILVAHSYGGSVVTEAGTDPSVVGLVYVAAHMPDAGESESADGKLFPSALSKSDAEKTTTDGFTYLDPTQFHFFFAADLPVEQADFMSHSQVFNNAVNFKAVITTPAWREKPSWMVVAGADRTINPDLERFYAARANSDTIEVAGASHCVYVSHPKEVADVIESAARAVSK is encoded by the coding sequence ATGTTCAATCGATTCGCCGTATTCGCCACAATGTTATGTGCTGCCGCCCTGTCGAGTCCCCTAAACTTACAAGCACAGCAATCCGAAGTGAAGAATATCGTTCTCGTCCACGGTGCCTGGGCGGACGGTTCGGGCTGGAGGGGCGTTTACGACAACCTTGTCAAGCGTGGCTTCAACGTCAGCATCGTCCAAGAGCCGGAGACGTCGTTTCAGGATGATGTCACCGCAGTGAAGCGTATCCTCGCACTGCAAAACGGACCGACCATCCTTGTCGCACACAGCTACGGGGGATCCGTTGTCACCGAAGCGGGCACCGATCCATCCGTTGTCGGATTGGTGTATGTCGCAGCTCACATGCCTGATGCGGGAGAAAGTGAATCTGCGGATGGAAAGCTCTTCCCAAGTGCTCTCAGCAAATCTGACGCAGAAAAGACGACGACAGATGGGTTCACTTATCTCGACCCCACGCAGTTTCATTTTTTCTTTGCAGCCGATCTGCCTGTTGAGCAGGCCGACTTTATGTCCCACTCCCAGGTATTCAACAACGCCGTGAATTTCAAGGCAGTCATCACCACGCCCGCATGGAGAGAAAAACCGAGTTGGATGGTAGTCGCTGGGGCGGATAGAACGATCAACCCGGACCTCGAACGGTTTTATGCGGCGCGAGCCAACAGCGACACGATCGAAGTCGCAGGCGCGAGTCATTGCGTTTATGTGTCCCACCCCAAAGAGGTCGCAGATGTAATTGAGAGTGCCGCACGAGCGGTTTCGAAATAG